A region from the uncultured Holophaga sp. genome encodes:
- a CDS encoding 4Fe-4S dicluster domain-containing protein, whose translation MKKVHLVIDVARCHGCTACVLSCGDEHLGKDHAPIALPKSDQSQRWIDILHLERGQYPLQDMCNLPRPCMHCEAAPCMAAGPEGAVHRRSDGIVIIDPLKAAGHRELMEACPYGAIHWNEELRVPQKCTLCAHLLDQGWSQPRCTQACPTGALEFAFLEESDMLLRVVAEELEVFHPEFGTRPRIWYRNLHRFTKCHIAGSVARDYGLECAVGAEVSITHLASGNTWSARTNNYGNFKVDGLDPESGTYRVEVRLRGLSRSCDVDLRDSLNLGVLHL comes from the coding sequence TTGAAGAAGGTCCATCTGGTCATCGATGTGGCCCGCTGCCACGGTTGCACGGCCTGCGTCCTCAGTTGCGGGGATGAACACTTGGGGAAGGACCACGCCCCGATCGCCCTGCCCAAGTCAGACCAGAGCCAGCGCTGGATCGACATTCTGCATCTGGAGCGCGGCCAGTACCCCCTCCAGGATATGTGCAACCTCCCCCGGCCCTGCATGCATTGTGAAGCAGCGCCCTGTATGGCTGCGGGTCCGGAAGGAGCCGTCCACCGCCGCTCCGACGGCATCGTGATCATCGATCCCCTCAAGGCCGCCGGACACAGGGAGCTGATGGAGGCCTGCCCCTATGGGGCCATCCACTGGAATGAGGAGTTGCGGGTTCCCCAGAAGTGCACCCTCTGCGCCCACCTCCTGGATCAGGGCTGGTCCCAGCCCCGTTGCACCCAGGCCTGCCCCACCGGGGCTCTGGAGTTCGCCTTCCTGGAGGAGTCCGACATGCTCCTGAGGGTGGTGGCCGAGGAACTGGAGGTCTTCCACCCCGAATTCGGCACCCGACCCCGGATCTGGTACCGGAACCTCCACCGCTTCACCAAGTGCCACATCGCCGGCAGTGTGGCCCGGGACTATGGCCTCGAGTGCGCTGTCGGCGCGGAGGTGAGCATCACCCACCTCGCCAGCGGGAACACCTGGAGTGCCCGCACCAACAACTACGGGAATTTCAAGGTGGACGGCCTCGACCCGGAGAGCGGGACCTACCGGGTGGAGGTCCGCCTGCGCGGCCTCTCGAGGTCCTGTGATGTCGACCTCCGGGACAGTCTCAACCTGGGCGTGCTCCACCTCTGA
- a CDS encoding molybdopterin-dependent oxidoreductase, which translates to MRGEKRFTNNSTGQPVFVDTLGPRAEQYPDTVLRFTEMAGMAEEGLEATQTLVFWSTEPEGLPGGPDSAQILFRLQARGVKMIFISPDFSPLAGLFADKWFSPRPGTDAALADGLGYVWITEGLRQEPPADGRAGDRTDWRAHILGELDGIPRTPEWAANETRIPAREIRALAREWGSTRTTLARHGRWGAETAGAPGRPGPAWPLGSQAIHGEPRVQIGEREGAGA; encoded by the coding sequence ATGCGGGGCGAGAAGCGATTCACGAACAACAGCACCGGACAGCCGGTCTTCGTGGACACCCTCGGGCCCAGGGCAGAGCAATACCCTGACACCGTCCTGCGCTTCACGGAGATGGCCGGCATGGCCGAGGAGGGTTTGGAGGCCACCCAGACCCTGGTCTTCTGGTCAACGGAACCGGAAGGACTCCCGGGAGGACCGGACAGTGCGCAGATCCTCTTCCGCCTGCAGGCCCGGGGCGTGAAGATGATTTTCATCTCCCCCGACTTCAGCCCCCTCGCCGGGCTCTTCGCCGATAAGTGGTTCTCGCCCCGCCCCGGCACGGACGCCGCACTGGCGGATGGTCTTGGTTATGTCTGGATCACCGAGGGGCTCCGGCAAGAGCCCCCCGCAGATGGGCGAGCAGGGGACAGAACCGATTGGCGTGCCCACATCCTTGGGGAGCTTGACGGCATCCCCAGAACCCCAGAGTGGGCCGCCAACGAAACCCGCATCCCTGCGCGGGAAATCAGGGCCTTGGCCCGTGAGTGGGGCAGCACACGCACTACCTTGGCACGGCATGGCCGTTGGGGCGCCGAGACCGCTGGTGCGCCAGGCAGGCCCGGCCCCGCCTGGCCCCTGGGTTCCCAGGCCATTCATGGAGAGCCCAGGGTCCAGATCGGAGAGCGGGAAGGAGCCGGCGCTTGA
- a CDS encoding flavodoxin family protein, whose protein sequence is MKEIVIFNGSPRMDGNTVTVLNTIARGARDAGAEVKFYTLFKMKFMACQSCFACREKDDCIINDELHDALQKVKDADAIVIGSPIYMMQMTGPVKNLYDRLFPLTDVHYQPRFGEKKIATVYSQGMEDPHMFDSYFEYTAAMFPALGFKLVDNIVVTNGNDPESAEHNAELKIRAYELGRSLAR, encoded by the coding sequence ATGAAAGAAATCGTCATCTTCAACGGCAGCCCCCGCATGGACGGCAACACGGTCACCGTTCTCAACACCATCGCCCGAGGCGCCCGTGACGCCGGGGCCGAAGTCAAGTTCTACACCCTCTTCAAGATGAAGTTCATGGCATGCCAGAGCTGCTTCGCCTGCCGAGAGAAGGACGATTGCATCATCAACGATGAGCTGCACGATGCCCTGCAGAAGGTCAAAGACGCCGATGCCATCGTCATCGGCTCGCCCATCTACATGATGCAGATGACCGGCCCGGTCAAGAACCTCTATGACCGCCTCTTCCCCCTCACCGACGTCCATTATCAGCCTCGCTTCGGCGAGAAGAAGATCGCGACGGTCTACTCGCAGGGCATGGAGGACCCTCACATGTTCGACTCCTACTTCGAGTACACCGCCGCCATGTTCCCTGCCCTGGGCTTCAAGCTGGTGGACAACATCGTCGTCACCAACGGCAACGACCCCGAGAGCGCCGAGCACAACGCCGAGCTGAAGATCAGGGCCTATGAGCTGGGTCGGTCGCTGGCTCGCTGA
- a CDS encoding 4Fe-4S dicluster domain-containing protein, with the protein MPQFYMVIDTAKCHNCNNCLMACKDEHVLNDWPGYTAAQPRHGHYWINHFRRERGQYARNDVAYLAMPCQHCENAPCVKASNGAITRRPDGIVMIDAEKAKGNEALAKSCPYGAIYWNEEAKVAQKCTGCAHLIDNAEWAPKMPRCVHTCPTGAMEFHYVEPAEMEIKIQAEGLQAYKAELGTKPHVLYRNLHRFTKNFITAGVLVKGDCFEGATVTCKGAGVEATQTTNFFGEFKFDGLENGDYTIEVEAAGKKASCTVTIKDESQNMGFIQL; encoded by the coding sequence ATGCCCCAGTTCTACATGGTTATTGACACGGCCAAGTGCCATAACTGCAACAACTGCCTGATGGCCTGCAAGGACGAGCACGTGCTGAACGACTGGCCCGGCTACACCGCCGCCCAGCCCCGTCACGGCCACTACTGGATCAACCACTTCCGCCGTGAGCGTGGCCAGTATGCCCGCAACGACGTGGCCTACCTGGCCATGCCCTGCCAGCACTGCGAGAACGCCCCCTGTGTGAAGGCCTCCAACGGTGCCATCACCCGCCGTCCCGACGGCATCGTGATGATCGACGCTGAGAAGGCCAAGGGCAACGAGGCTCTGGCCAAGTCCTGCCCCTACGGCGCCATCTACTGGAACGAGGAGGCCAAGGTCGCCCAGAAGTGCACTGGCTGCGCCCACCTCATCGACAACGCCGAGTGGGCTCCCAAGATGCCCCGCTGCGTCCACACCTGCCCCACCGGCGCCATGGAGTTCCACTACGTGGAGCCCGCCGAGATGGAGATCAAGATCCAGGCTGAGGGCCTCCAGGCCTACAAGGCCGAGCTGGGCACCAAGCCCCACGTGCTCTACCGGAACCTCCACCGCTTCACCAAGAACTTCATCACCGCTGGCGTGCTGGTGAAGGGTGACTGCTTCGAGGGCGCCACCGTGACCTGCAAGGGCGCCGGCGTCGAGGCCACCCAGACCACCAACTTCTTCGGTGAGTTCAAGTTCGACGGCCTGGAGAATGGTGACTACACCATCGAGGTTGAGGCCGCCGGCAAGAAGGCTTCCTGCACCGTGACCATCAAGGACGAGTCCCAGAACATGGGCTTCATCCAGCTCTAA
- a CDS encoding molybdopterin-dependent oxidoreductase, with product MGKEVRLTQGTTGGPVFVYVKDGKIVRMTPIDFDDKVDAPSWKIEARGKTFTPPRKTSVMMYTAGFKSMIYSDKRNMYPMKRVDFDPKGNRNIQNRGVSGYERISWDEAIDLLCSEINRIKREAGPAAICSSPSSHHMWGNVGYRHSTYFRFMNMMGFTYADHNPDSWEGWHWGGMHMWGFSWRLGNPEQYDLLEDGLKHAEMIVFWSSDPETNSGIYAAHESTVRRWWLKELGVKMVFIDPFYNHTASIISDKWFSPKIGTDHALSFAIAYTWITEGTYDKEYVARNAYGFEEWSKYVLGETDGVPKTCEWAENESGVPAPEIRALAREWAKKNTYLAAGGLGGWGGACRASHGIEWARGMIALATMQGMGKPGSNIWSTTQGTPVDTEFFFPGYAEGGISGDCENSAAGFKFAWRMFDGKTTFPSPSNINTSAGQHIPRLKVPECIMGGKFQWTGKGFAGGDIQHQLHQYQYPAPGYPKIKMLWKYGGPWIGTMTATNRYAKMYTHESLEFVVSQSIWFEGEVPFSDLILPACTNFERWDISEFANCSGYIPDNYILCNHRVITMQAKCIEPVGESKSDYEIYRMISKKLNIEQMFSEGKDELGWCEQYYNATDMPKHMTFAEFKEKGYFVVPDNTERKKTVALRWFAEGREKDTPDWGPRLNNQVNRCGLQTSTGKVEFISTSLTNFENQGFIDEHRPAMHKYVPAWESHHSPLAKKYPLGMLAPHPRYSMHTMGDGKDSFMNDIKDHRVLIDGWYYWIARLNSIDAAARGIKEGDLIRCYNDRGSVIVAAQVGERVQPGTVHTYESCAVYAPLGTAGKSADRGGCMNILSPDRYMSKYACGMAPNTAQIEVEKWDGGVYEIY from the coding sequence ATGGGTAAAGAAGTTCGCCTGACGCAGGGCACCACCGGTGGTCCCGTTTTCGTCTACGTCAAGGACGGCAAGATCGTCCGCATGACCCCCATCGACTTCGATGACAAGGTCGACGCCCCCTCCTGGAAGATCGAGGCCCGCGGCAAGACCTTCACCCCCCCCCGCAAGACCTCGGTGATGATGTACACCGCTGGTTTCAAGTCCATGATCTACAGCGACAAGCGCAACATGTACCCCATGAAGCGTGTCGACTTCGATCCCAAGGGGAACCGCAACATCCAGAACCGTGGCGTCTCCGGCTACGAGCGCATCTCCTGGGATGAGGCCATCGACCTGCTCTGCAGCGAGATCAACCGCATCAAGCGTGAGGCCGGCCCCGCCGCCATCTGCTCTTCCCCCAGCTCCCACCACATGTGGGGCAACGTGGGCTACCGCCACTCCACGTACTTCCGTTTCATGAACATGATGGGCTTCACCTATGCCGATCACAACCCCGACAGCTGGGAAGGCTGGCACTGGGGCGGCATGCACATGTGGGGCTTCTCCTGGCGCCTCGGCAACCCCGAGCAGTACGACCTCCTCGAGGACGGCCTGAAGCACGCTGAGATGATCGTCTTCTGGTCCTCCGACCCCGAGACCAACTCCGGCATCTACGCCGCCCACGAGTCCACCGTCCGCCGCTGGTGGCTGAAGGAGCTGGGTGTGAAGATGGTCTTCATCGACCCCTTCTACAACCACACCGCCAGCATCATCTCCGACAAGTGGTTCTCCCCCAAGATCGGCACCGACCACGCCCTGTCCTTCGCCATCGCCTACACCTGGATCACCGAGGGCACCTACGACAAGGAATACGTCGCCCGCAACGCCTACGGCTTCGAGGAGTGGTCCAAGTACGTCCTCGGCGAGACCGACGGTGTGCCCAAGACCTGTGAGTGGGCCGAGAACGAGTCCGGCGTCCCCGCTCCCGAAATCCGCGCCCTGGCCCGCGAGTGGGCCAAGAAGAACACCTACCTGGCCGCCGGCGGCCTGGGTGGCTGGGGCGGCGCCTGCCGCGCCTCCCACGGCATCGAGTGGGCCCGCGGCATGATCGCCCTCGCCACCATGCAGGGCATGGGCAAGCCCGGCTCCAACATCTGGTCCACCACCCAGGGCACCCCCGTGGACACCGAGTTCTTCTTCCCCGGCTACGCCGAGGGCGGCATCTCCGGTGACTGCGAGAACTCCGCTGCCGGCTTCAAGTTCGCCTGGCGCATGTTCGACGGCAAGACCACCTTCCCCAGCCCCTCCAACATCAACACCTCCGCGGGCCAGCACATCCCCCGCCTGAAGGTGCCCGAGTGCATCATGGGCGGCAAGTTCCAGTGGACCGGCAAGGGCTTCGCGGGTGGCGACATCCAGCACCAGCTCCACCAGTACCAGTACCCCGCTCCCGGCTACCCCAAGATCAAGATGCTGTGGAAGTACGGCGGCCCCTGGATCGGCACCATGACTGCCACCAACCGCTACGCCAAGATGTACACCCACGAGAGCCTCGAGTTCGTCGTGAGCCAGTCCATCTGGTTCGAGGGTGAGGTTCCCTTCTCCGACCTGATCCTCCCCGCCTGCACCAACTTCGAGCGCTGGGACATCTCCGAGTTCGCGAACTGCTCGGGCTACATCCCCGACAACTACATCCTCTGCAACCACCGCGTGATCACGATGCAGGCCAAGTGCATCGAGCCCGTCGGCGAGTCCAAGTCCGACTACGAGATCTACCGGATGATCTCCAAGAAGCTGAACATCGAGCAGATGTTCTCCGAGGGCAAGGACGAGCTGGGCTGGTGCGAGCAGTACTACAACGCCACCGACATGCCCAAGCACATGACCTTCGCCGAGTTCAAGGAGAAGGGCTACTTCGTGGTGCCCGACAACACCGAGCGCAAGAAGACTGTCGCCCTCCGCTGGTTCGCCGAAGGCCGTGAGAAGGACACCCCCGATTGGGGCCCCCGTCTCAACAACCAGGTCAACCGCTGCGGCCTGCAGACCAGCACCGGCAAGGTCGAGTTCATCTCCACCAGCCTCACCAACTTCGAGAACCAGGGCTTCATCGACGAGCACCGTCCCGCCATGCACAAGTACGTGCCGGCCTGGGAAAGCCACCACAGCCCCCTGGCCAAGAAGTACCCCCTCGGCATGCTGGCTCCCCACCCCCGCTACTCCATGCACACCATGGGTGACGGCAAGGACAGCTTCATGAACGACATCAAGGACCACCGCGTCCTGATCGATGGCTGGTACTACTGGATCGCCCGTCTGAACAGCATCGATGCCGCCGCCCGTGGCATCAAGGAAGGCGACCTGATCCGCTGCTACAACGACCGCGGCTCCGTCATCGTCGCTGCCCAGGTCGGTGAGCGCGTCCAGCCCGGCACCGTCCACACCTACGAGTCCTGCGCCGTCTACGCCCCCCTGGGCACTGCCGGCAAGTCTGCTGACCGTGGCGGCTGCATGAACATCCTCTCGCCCGATCGCTACATGTCCAAGTACGCTTGCGGCATGGCTCCCAACACCGCCCAGATCGAAGTCGAGAAGTGGGACGGCGGCGTCTACGAGATCTACTGA
- a CDS encoding sodium:proton antiporter produces MPEHLLHVPLIAVLPFVLMLASIAIMPLAAPHFWDHNRNKGIFAAVLGIPVAIWLISHNPIHLAHVLHEYVSFICLLGSLFIVAGGIHLGGDLRATPRNNTIILAIGGILASIIGTTGASMVMIRLLLRTNSERHKTGHLPFFFILIVSNAGGLLTPLGDPPLFLGFLRGVPFFWTMKLLPIWVLGLAYLLIVFFIVDRKAYGKETLEDLVTDERQVVPLQAEGMLNILWLVVVVLSVFIPTPYREIVMVLAALASLKFGRQTGREKNEFNFGPIIEVAVLFIGIFVTMVPALLLLEQKGPELGLFKPWHFFLVSGALSSVLDNAPTYLTFFTTAQATAASLHLPTAVVGIPANLLAAISAGSVLMGANTYIGNGPNFMVKAIADSSGYKTMSFFHYAFWAILTLLPLYFFTAWLLPHY; encoded by the coding sequence ATGCCAGAGCACCTACTACACGTCCCCTTGATCGCAGTCCTGCCCTTTGTCCTCATGCTGGCCAGCATCGCCATCATGCCCCTGGCGGCCCCCCACTTCTGGGACCACAACCGCAACAAGGGCATCTTCGCCGCTGTCCTGGGCATTCCCGTCGCCATCTGGCTGATCAGCCACAACCCGATCCACCTGGCCCACGTCCTCCATGAGTACGTCTCCTTCATCTGCCTCCTGGGCTCCCTCTTCATCGTGGCGGGCGGCATCCACCTGGGCGGCGACCTCCGCGCCACCCCCCGCAACAACACCATCATCCTGGCCATCGGTGGCATTCTGGCCAGCATCATCGGCACCACCGGCGCCAGTATGGTCATGATCCGTCTGCTCCTGCGGACCAACTCCGAACGCCACAAGACAGGTCACCTGCCCTTCTTCTTCATCCTCATCGTCTCCAACGCCGGCGGTCTCCTCACCCCCTTGGGCGATCCCCCGCTCTTCCTGGGCTTTCTCCGCGGCGTCCCCTTCTTCTGGACCATGAAGCTCCTGCCGATCTGGGTCTTGGGTCTGGCCTACCTCTTGATCGTCTTCTTCATCGTGGATCGCAAGGCCTACGGCAAGGAGACCCTGGAGGACCTGGTCACCGACGAGCGCCAGGTGGTCCCCCTCCAGGCCGAGGGCATGCTCAACATCCTCTGGCTGGTCGTTGTCGTTCTCTCCGTCTTCATCCCCACCCCCTACCGCGAGATTGTGATGGTGCTGGCCGCCCTGGCCTCGCTGAAGTTCGGCAGGCAGACCGGCCGTGAGAAGAACGAGTTCAACTTCGGACCCATCATCGAGGTGGCGGTGCTCTTCATCGGCATCTTCGTCACCATGGTGCCCGCCCTCCTCCTTCTGGAACAGAAGGGTCCCGAACTCGGCCTCTTCAAGCCATGGCATTTCTTCCTGGTATCGGGCGCTCTCTCCAGTGTCCTGGACAACGCCCCCACCTACCTGACCTTCTTCACCACGGCCCAGGCCACCGCCGCCTCCCTGCACCTGCCCACTGCCGTCGTGGGTATCCCGGCCAACCTCCTGGCCGCCATCAGTGCCGGGTCCGTGCTCATGGGTGCCAACACCTACATCGGCAACGGACCCAACTTCATGGTGAAGGCCATCGCGGACTCCTCCGGCTACAAGACCATGTCCTTCTTCCACTACGCCTTCTGGGCCATTCTCACCCTGCTGCCCCTGTATTTCTTCACCGCCTGGCTGCTGCCGCACTACTGA
- a CDS encoding LysR substrate-binding domain-containing protein, translated as MELRQLRYFIAVAEHLHFRRASEVMHIAQPSLSQQIHQLEEELGAVLFDRNQRKVTLTPAGVVFYQKAKTLLRDAERALEDTRRVALGHAGLLSLSFITTAALEVLPSTVKEFQSLNPSVEIKVLESAPKEQFTALYERAVDIALVIAKVEDPVFDTLTLARYSIMAAVPDNHPLASQASVSLKDLSTEVLIVPEKHPFPGLHALIHFSFQLAGLEPARELNIRLLHTGLLLVGSGLGVSLIPEVFSRFQTPGVVYVPLDPPMPPVEISAVWRRDGVSPLLQRYLEVLREYANQNPRTQNPI; from the coding sequence ATGGAACTACGCCAGCTACGCTACTTCATCGCCGTCGCAGAACACCTCCACTTCCGGAGGGCCTCGGAGGTGATGCATATCGCACAACCTTCGCTAAGCCAGCAGATCCATCAGCTTGAAGAGGAACTGGGGGCGGTCCTCTTTGATCGTAATCAGCGGAAGGTCACCCTCACCCCGGCAGGGGTCGTCTTCTATCAGAAGGCCAAGACCCTCCTCCGGGATGCCGAGCGGGCCCTGGAGGACACCCGGAGGGTGGCCCTCGGCCACGCCGGTCTCCTGAGCCTATCCTTCATCACCACAGCCGCCCTTGAGGTTCTGCCTTCCACCGTCAAGGAGTTCCAGAGCCTGAACCCCTCGGTGGAGATCAAGGTCCTAGAGTCCGCCCCCAAGGAGCAGTTCACGGCGCTATACGAGCGCGCGGTCGATATCGCCCTGGTCATCGCCAAGGTGGAGGACCCCGTCTTCGACACCCTCACCTTGGCCCGCTACTCCATCATGGCTGCAGTCCCGGACAACCACCCTCTGGCCTCCCAGGCCTCGGTCTCCCTCAAGGATCTCTCCACGGAAGTCCTCATCGTCCCGGAGAAGCACCCCTTCCCCGGCCTCCACGCCCTCATCCACTTCTCCTTCCAGCTTGCGGGCCTCGAACCAGCCCGGGAGCTGAACATCCGCCTGCTCCACACGGGGCTCCTCCTGGTGGGCTCAGGACTCGGCGTCTCCCTCATCCCCGAGGTCTTCAGCCGCTTCCAGACCCCAGGGGTCGTCTATGTGCCCCTGGACCCCCCCATGCCCCCGGTGGAGATCAGCGCTGTCTGGCGACGGGACGGGGTCTCCCCCCTCCTCCAACGCTACCTGGAAGTACTGAGGGAATACGCCAACCAGAATCCCAGAACCCAGAACCCGATCTGA
- a CDS encoding UbiD family decarboxylase: MSTQPAINDLRSALKFLEGIPGQLVCTDVEVDPIAELSGVYRYIGAGGTTERPTKLGPTMIFNKIKGFEQGRVNIGMLADRKRVAMMLGTTVDRLGFKMADALKSPIDPVFVSKEQAPSQEVVHLATDPGFDIRKLLPAPTNTPVDAGPFITMGLCCASDPETGETDVTIHRLCLQGPDTLSMFISMGRHLGTFRDKYEKEGKAMPITINIGLDPAVYIAACFEAPSTPLGFNELSIAGGIRQEAVQLAKALTIDGKSLARAEIVIEGELLPNVRVVEDQNSHTGRAMPEFPGYNGPANPSLPIIKVKAVTTRRNPIMQTCIGCSEEHVNLAGIPTEASIIQLIGKAIPGFLQNVYAASPGGGKLMAVLQVKKRTPADEGRQGQAALLAFSAFCELKNVILVDEDVDPFDMNDVIWAMTTRYQGNLDTTFLPNIRSHQLDPSQDPAYNNAIRARGLACKTIFDCTVPYGIKEEFKRAPFKEVPDYEKWLEPSTRPLEL; the protein is encoded by the coding sequence ATGTCCACCCAGCCAGCCATCAATGATCTGCGCTCGGCGCTCAAGTTTCTGGAGGGCATCCCAGGCCAGCTCGTCTGCACTGATGTCGAGGTTGATCCCATTGCCGAGCTCTCCGGTGTCTATCGCTACATTGGTGCCGGTGGCACCACCGAGCGCCCCACCAAGCTGGGGCCCACGATGATCTTCAACAAGATCAAGGGTTTCGAGCAGGGGCGGGTGAACATCGGTATGCTGGCTGACCGCAAGCGTGTGGCCATGATGCTGGGCACCACCGTGGACCGGCTGGGCTTCAAGATGGCTGATGCCCTTAAGAGCCCCATCGATCCCGTCTTTGTGAGCAAGGAGCAGGCCCCCAGTCAGGAGGTCGTCCACCTGGCCACCGACCCCGGCTTCGACATCCGCAAGCTCCTGCCCGCCCCCACCAATACGCCCGTGGATGCCGGTCCCTTCATCACCATGGGCCTCTGCTGTGCCTCCGACCCCGAGACCGGCGAGACCGATGTGACCATCCACCGCCTCTGTCTCCAGGGTCCCGACACCCTCTCCATGTTCATCTCCATGGGCCGCCATCTCGGCACCTTCCGCGACAAGTACGAGAAGGAAGGCAAGGCCATGCCCATCACCATCAACATCGGCCTGGACCCCGCGGTCTACATCGCCGCCTGCTTCGAGGCGCCCTCCACTCCCCTGGGCTTCAACGAGCTGAGCATCGCAGGCGGCATCCGCCAGGAGGCGGTGCAGCTGGCCAAGGCCCTGACCATCGATGGCAAGTCCCTGGCCCGTGCCGAGATCGTTATCGAGGGCGAGCTGCTGCCCAACGTCCGTGTGGTGGAGGACCAGAACTCCCACACGGGCCGCGCCATGCCCGAGTTCCCCGGCTACAACGGGCCCGCCAATCCCTCCCTCCCCATCATCAAGGTCAAGGCCGTCACCACCCGCCGCAACCCCATCATGCAGACCTGCATCGGGTGCAGCGAGGAGCATGTCAACCTCGCCGGCATCCCCACCGAGGCCAGCATCATCCAGCTCATCGGGAAGGCCATTCCCGGCTTCCTCCAGAACGTCTACGCTGCTTCCCCCGGTGGTGGCAAGCTGATGGCGGTTCTGCAGGTGAAGAAGCGCACTCCCGCTGACGAAGGCCGCCAGGGCCAGGCCGCTCTGCTTGCCTTCTCCGCCTTCTGCGAGCTGAAAAATGTCATCCTCGTCGATGAGGATGTCGATCCCTTCGACATGAACGACGTGATCTGGGCCATGACCACCCGCTACCAGGGCAACCTGGACACGACCTTCCTGCCCAACATCCGCTCGCACCAGCTGGATCCCTCGCAGGATCCCGCCTACAACAACGCCATCCGTGCCCGGGGCTTGGCCTGCAAGACCATCTTCGACTGCACGGTGCCCTACGGCATCAAGGAGGAGTTCAAGCGCGCTCCCTTCAAGGAAGTCCCGGATTACGAGAAGTGGCTCGAGCCCTCCACTCGTCCTCTGGAGCTGTAG
- a CDS encoding UbiX family flavin prenyltransferase, translated as MKKRLVVGMTGASGAPIGIELLQVMKHFPDWETHLVISGGARLTIEQETDCKFEDVVALATHCYRMGDVGASIASGTFRTQGMVIVPCSMKTLAGVVTGYSDSLLLRAADVVMKERRKLVLVARETPLSLVHLQNMQRAAELGAIVMPPMLTYYNLPETIQDMTRHLVGKILDVFDLEMPGFRRWGAEQA; from the coding sequence ATGAAGAAGCGTCTGGTGGTTGGCATGACCGGTGCCAGTGGGGCTCCCATTGGCATCGAGTTGCTGCAGGTCATGAAGCATTTCCCCGACTGGGAGACCCATCTGGTGATCTCGGGAGGGGCGAGGCTGACCATCGAACAGGAGACGGATTGCAAGTTCGAAGATGTCGTCGCCCTGGCCACCCACTGCTACCGCATGGGTGATGTGGGCGCCAGCATCGCGAGCGGGACCTTCCGGACCCAGGGCATGGTGATCGTGCCCTGCAGCATGAAGACCCTCGCCGGCGTGGTGACAGGCTACTCGGACAGCCTGCTGCTGCGTGCCGCAGACGTGGTGATGAAGGAACGTCGGAAGCTCGTCCTCGTCGCCCGCGAAACACCCCTGAGCCTGGTGCATTTGCAGAATATGCAGCGGGCTGCGGAACTCGGGGCCATTGTGATGCCCCCGATGTTAACCTATTACAACCTTCCCGAGACCATCCAGGACATGACCCGCCACCTCGTGGGCAAGATCCTTGATGTCTTCGATCTCGAGATGCCTGGTTTCCGCCGCTGGGGAGCGGAGCAGGCCTAG